The Lutibacter sp. Hel_I_33_5 genome has a window encoding:
- a CDS encoding sensor histidine kinase: MIRKNTLLLMFCCFILTGYSQQKLTKHQAKDSILKLFDYSLIGEDSVSVEILKNAKNLALKYSLDSLAVVSYCFLSDGLLYNKDTISFFNNLNNLLAYSKAKKNKSALAQYYKNKGVFFSQLHEQDSAYYYHHKAKETFVDANDFERASIMYIPLINIQSEAGDVLGVEETAVEALSFLEKTKHNDAIANVYMTLGLNTQKNNLEKALNYFDKALLHNEKVRDPNWKTINLIQTYIYISYSYTYHEKFNKSLEYSKKGIKIVNDSTLLNDKNKFLVTLYQNLGVSQIGLKKKKEGLKHLKFALSLCTERELHQKAEIYYDLAYYYFSEENSLLMGFDYANKALIKSKKIKFTQKELEIYSLLSEYSTGKTKINYLNQVVKLKDSLYKIEASEKDKFALVRFETKRKEEENKLLKQQNLSNNIQIQNTQQKNKIILLISAVVLLSVLFFIISYTLRQRSLTYKRNLEKAEVREEERKEISKILHDKIAGDLRVIYQKTLNNYIPEVSDSLFKVNQEIRNISHKLSTINFYDVSFKDQIINLVSDYFSPDFKIKVSGLNDIDWSLINTPIKRTLYLVARESIQNSKKHAIASELNIEFHTDKKKLSLKINDNGKGFDVDSPKYGLGLKSQKERVEELDGLFTLRSILNNGTTTIVNLPLTNI, encoded by the coding sequence ATGATAAGAAAAAACACATTACTCCTAATGTTTTGTTGTTTTATTTTGACAGGATATAGTCAACAAAAACTAACAAAACATCAAGCAAAAGATTCTATTCTTAAGCTATTTGATTATTCTTTAATAGGCGAAGATAGCGTTAGTGTAGAAATCTTAAAGAACGCAAAAAATTTAGCATTAAAGTATTCGCTAGATTCTTTAGCTGTAGTAAGCTATTGTTTTCTATCTGATGGTTTGCTTTACAATAAAGATACTATAAGCTTTTTCAATAATTTAAATAATCTTTTAGCCTATTCTAAAGCAAAAAAGAATAAGTCTGCATTAGCACAATATTATAAAAATAAGGGAGTTTTTTTTAGTCAACTTCATGAACAAGATAGTGCCTACTATTACCACCATAAAGCTAAAGAAACTTTTGTAGATGCAAATGATTTTGAAAGAGCATCTATTATGTATATTCCTCTTATTAACATTCAATCTGAGGCTGGTGATGTTTTAGGCGTAGAAGAAACTGCAGTTGAAGCATTATCTTTTTTGGAAAAAACAAAACATAATGACGCAATTGCTAATGTTTATATGACCCTAGGTTTGAATACTCAAAAAAACAACTTAGAAAAAGCGTTAAATTATTTTGATAAAGCGCTACTACATAATGAAAAAGTAAGGGATCCGAATTGGAAAACAATTAATTTAATACAAACATATATTTATATAAGTTACTCGTATACCTATCATGAAAAATTTAATAAATCTTTAGAATATTCTAAAAAAGGGATAAAAATTGTAAATGATTCTACTCTTTTAAATGATAAAAATAAATTTTTAGTAACCTTATACCAAAATTTGGGCGTAAGTCAAATAGGTTTAAAAAAGAAGAAAGAAGGTTTAAAGCATTTAAAATTTGCACTTTCATTATGTACAGAGCGAGAACTACACCAAAAAGCAGAAATATATTATGACTTAGCGTACTATTATTTTAGTGAAGAGAATAGTTTATTGATGGGATTTGATTATGCAAATAAAGCATTAATAAAATCAAAAAAAATAAAGTTTACCCAAAAAGAATTAGAGATTTATTCTTTGTTATCTGAATATTCTACTGGTAAAACTAAAATTAACTATTTAAATCAGGTTGTAAAACTAAAAGACAGTTTATATAAAATTGAGGCTAGTGAAAAGGATAAATTTGCACTTGTTAGATTTGAAACTAAAAGAAAAGAGGAAGAAAACAAATTGTTAAAACAGCAAAATTTATCTAACAATATTCAAATACAAAACACACAGCAAAAAAATAAAATAATATTATTAATTTCTGCCGTAGTTTTATTGTCTGTATTGTTTTTTATAATTTCCTATACGCTAAGACAACGATCACTAACATACAAAAGAAACTTAGAAAAAGCAGAAGTTAGAGAAGAAGAACGTAAAGAAATATCTAAAATTTTACATGATAAAATTGCAGGAGATCTTAGAGTTATTTATCAAAAAACATTAAATAATTACATTCCAGAAGTATCAGATTCGCTTTTTAAGGTAAATCAAGAAATTAGAAATATATCACATAAATTAAGTACTATTAATTTTTATGATGTCAGCTTTAAAGATCAAATTATTAATTTAGTAAGCGATTATTTTTCACCTGATTTTAAAATTAAAGTTTCTGGTTTAAACGATATCGACTGGTCTTTAATAAATACTCCAATAAAAAGAACCTTGTATTTAGTAGCTAGAGAATCAATACAGAATAGTAAGAAACATGCGATAGCGTCTGAATTAAATATCGAGTTTCATACAGACAAGAAAAAGTTAAGCTTAAAAATAAATGATAACGGTAAAGGGTTTGATGTAGATTCACCTAAATACGGTTTAGGCTTAAAAAGTCAAAAAGAAAGAGTAGAAGAGTTAGATGGTTTGTTTACTTTACGGAGTATTTTAAATAATGGAACGACTACTATTGTTAATTTACCTTTAACTAATATCTAA
- a CDS encoding response regulator transcription factor → MKKKIRVLFSDDHAVILKGLIAMAEEITSFDLEIISKTTCDGAYETILFSEKKNPYDVFFTDLSYNNQHGRLKSGEDLITAVRKIAPNLKIGVITGHSETNRVYNVIKNQNPDAYILKDDCNSEELNFAIQQMLNGQNYYTHLVHQKILKRSIVQISMDDIALQILKELPKHHKLSNMVGHILKSDGNPLKIRSIENKLSDLRLDLNAQNNTDLVLKAKELGIID, encoded by the coding sequence TTGAAAAAAAAAATACGTGTTTTATTTTCTGACGATCATGCCGTAATTTTAAAAGGGCTTATAGCCATGGCAGAAGAAATAACTTCTTTTGATTTAGAAATTATTTCGAAAACCACTTGTGATGGAGCCTATGAAACAATTCTTTTTTCAGAAAAAAAGAATCCTTATGATGTATTTTTTACTGATCTAAGCTATAATAATCAACATGGTAGACTCAAGTCTGGAGAAGATTTGATTACAGCAGTAAGAAAAATTGCTCCTAATCTTAAAATAGGAGTTATTACTGGTCATTCAGAAACCAATAGAGTGTATAATGTTATAAAAAATCAAAATCCAGATGCTTATATATTAAAAGACGACTGTAATTCAGAAGAGTTGAATTTTGCTATTCAACAAATGCTTAACGGTCAGAATTACTATACGCATTTAGTGCATCAAAAAATATTAAAAAGAAGTATTGTTCAAATTTCTATGGATGATATAGCTTTGCAAATACTAAAAGAATTACCGAAGCACCATAAATTAAGTAATATGGTAGGTCATATTTTAAAAAGTGATGGTAATCCTTTAAAAATTAGATCTATTGAGAATAAATTATCTGACTTAAGATTAGATTTAAATGCTCAAAATAATACTGATTTGGTGTTAAAAGCTAAAGAATTAGGGATAATTGATTAG
- the mgtE gene encoding magnesium transporter — MAFEITKELLENVTLQVTAQNNKALSAIFSEMHHADIAEILDELSFDEAVYIIRLLDSETTSEVLMDVDDDVREKILKQLTAKEIAEEVEELDSDDAADVIAELSEERQEAVMSKIEDEEHVKEIEELLTYDEDSAGGLMAKELVQVNENWTVLKCVREMRKQAEEVTRVHSIYVVDDEGKLKGRLSLKDLLVASTKTAISKIYIPKVDSVHINDEAEDVANIMRKYDLEAIPVVDDNKVLLGRITIDDIVDVIKEEADKDYQLAAGLVEDVDSDDSIIQLTRARLPWLILGLIGGVGAFLIMEGFEKLFDKGYSILFLFTPLIAAMAGNVGVQSSAIIVQGLANDDVKGSINSRLLKEMLLATLNGVILALFLFLFVWAYKQEITISLAISVSLIAVIIVAGLIGTFVPLFLDKRGIDPAIATGPFITTSNDILGILIYFMIAKSILGI; from the coding sequence ATGGCATTTGAGATTACAAAAGAACTTCTAGAAAATGTAACGCTACAAGTTACTGCGCAAAATAATAAAGCGCTTTCTGCAATTTTTAGCGAAATGCACCATGCAGATATTGCAGAAATTTTAGATGAATTATCTTTTGATGAAGCTGTTTATATCATTCGTTTATTAGACTCAGAAACGACTTCGGAAGTTTTAATGGATGTTGATGATGATGTTCGTGAAAAAATCTTAAAACAACTTACCGCCAAAGAGATTGCAGAAGAGGTTGAGGAATTAGATTCTGATGATGCTGCCGATGTAATTGCCGAATTGTCTGAAGAAAGACAAGAGGCAGTAATGTCTAAAATTGAAGATGAAGAACATGTAAAGGAGATTGAAGAACTGTTAACCTATGATGAAGATTCTGCAGGTGGTTTAATGGCAAAAGAGTTAGTTCAAGTCAATGAAAATTGGACAGTCTTAAAATGCGTGAGAGAAATGCGCAAACAAGCTGAAGAAGTTACACGAGTTCACTCCATTTACGTTGTAGATGATGAAGGAAAATTAAAAGGACGATTATCACTTAAAGACTTATTAGTAGCTTCTACTAAAACAGCAATCTCAAAAATTTATATTCCAAAAGTAGATTCCGTTCATATAAATGATGAAGCAGAAGATGTAGCAAATATTATGCGTAAATACGATCTAGAAGCCATTCCTGTTGTAGATGACAACAAAGTTCTTTTAGGTAGAATTACCATTGATGATATTGTAGATGTAATAAAAGAAGAAGCTGATAAAGATTATCAATTAGCAGCTGGTTTAGTAGAAGATGTAGATTCTGATGATAGTATTATTCAACTTACCAGAGCGCGATTACCTTGGTTAATACTGGGTTTAATTGGCGGCGTTGGTGCATTTTTAATAATGGAAGGTTTTGAAAAGTTGTTTGATAAAGGGTATTCCATCTTATTTTTATTCACTCCACTAATTGCCGCAATGGCTGGAAATGTTGGAGTTCAATCTTCTGCAATTATTGTACAAGGTTTAGCCAATGATGATGTAAAAGGGAGTATCAATAGTCGTTTACTAAAAGAAATGCTCTTAGCAACCTTAAATGGGGTCATATTAGCCTTGTTTTTATTTCTATTTGTTTGGGCATATAAGCAAGAAATTACAATTTCTTTAGCAATTTCTGTTTCGTTAATTGCAGTTATTATTGTTGCGGGACTTATTGGTACTTTTGTTCCACTTTTTTTAGATAAAAGAGGCATAGACCCTGCTATAGCAACTGGTCCATTTATTACTACAAGTAATGATATTTTAGGAATACTTATTTACTTTATGATTGCAAAATCTATTTTGGGAATTTAG
- the rsmA gene encoding 16S rRNA (adenine(1518)-N(6)/adenine(1519)-N(6))-dimethyltransferase RsmA, which translates to MSVRAKKHLGQHFLTDENIAKKIADSLTENGYDDVLEIGPGMGVLTKYLLQKKSKVTVMEIDRDSVAYLKETFPLEHISLDTSSEKFTILEGDFLKKQISEIFNKKQVAIIGNFPYNISSQIVFKAIENREFVPEFSGMFQKEVAMRIAEKEGSKVYGIISVLTQAFFDVEYLFTVPPSVFNPPPKVDSGVIRFIRKENYTLPVDEKLFFSVVKTAFNQRRKMLRSSLKSFKLSDSLKEEPIFAKRPEQLSVNQFIELTSKIANNGI; encoded by the coding sequence ATGTCTGTAAGAGCAAAAAAACACCTAGGTCAGCATTTTTTAACTGATGAGAATATTGCTAAAAAGATAGCAGACTCGTTAACAGAAAACGGCTATGATGATGTCTTAGAAATTGGCCCAGGAATGGGTGTTTTAACCAAATATTTATTACAGAAAAAGTCAAAAGTTACGGTAATGGAAATTGACAGAGATTCTGTTGCTTACCTAAAAGAAACTTTTCCTTTAGAACATATAAGTTTAGATACCTCATCAGAAAAATTTACCATTCTAGAAGGTGATTTTTTAAAGAAACAAATCTCAGAAATTTTTAATAAAAAACAAGTAGCTATTATTGGTAATTTCCCTTATAATATATCTTCTCAAATTGTTTTTAAAGCGATTGAAAACAGAGAATTTGTTCCAGAATTTTCAGGTATGTTTCAAAAAGAAGTAGCTATGAGAATCGCAGAAAAAGAGGGGAGCAAAGTCTACGGAATTATTTCTGTCTTAACCCAAGCTTTTTTTGATGTTGAGTATTTATTTACAGTGCCTCCATCAGTTTTTAATCCACCACCAAAGGTAGATTCTGGTGTTATTAGATTTATTAGAAAAGAAAATTATACACTTCCAGTAGATGAAAAGTTATTCTTTTCCGTTGTAAAAACTGCATTTAATCAACGTAGAAAAATGTTACGAAGTAGTTTAAAATCATTCAAACTTTCGGATTCTTTAAAAGAAGAACCTATATTTGCGAAACGTCCAGAACAATTGTCTGTAAATCAATTTATAGAACTGACGTCTAAAATCGCAAACAATGGCATTTGA
- a CDS encoding DUF4286 family protein produces MYIYNVTVNIEESVHEEWLAWMQDHISEVLNTGKFISAKLTQVLVEEDMGGITYSIQYTANSREDLDEYYKEDAPKLRSEGMKKFADKMLTFRTELKVIKEFYPTSVNN; encoded by the coding sequence ATGTACATATACAACGTAACCGTAAATATTGAAGAAAGTGTTCATGAAGAATGGTTGGCATGGATGCAAGATCATATATCTGAAGTATTAAATACTGGTAAATTTATTAGCGCAAAATTAACCCAGGTTTTGGTAGAAGAAGACATGGGCGGTATAACCTATTCTATTCAATATACAGCAAATTCTAGAGAAGATTTAGATGAGTATTATAAAGAAGATGCTCCAAAATTACGTTCTGAAGGGATGAAAAAATTTGCTGATAAAATGCTAACATTTAGAACCGAATTAAAAGTGATTAAAGAGTTTTATCCAACTTCTGTTAATAATTAA
- a CDS encoding tetratricopeptide repeat protein: MKRFLILFFVVFCSASFGQNNFMLGENYYRQGEYEKATQIYKTLYDKSPYNTTYLKRLISCYQETDDFLLAEKLLQKRLKRQPTLTYLNVLLGYNFERQQKKELANQYYNNAINSISKNPSYGGIVGRMFKDYNLLDQAVSVFKKTMVLNPNADYNFQIAQIYGEQGKFEEMFNSYVDLVDKNPKNVTFMKRFASKYITEDAQNETNTLLKKALLRKAVSKPKNVWNELLSWLFAQQKDYGKAFNQEKAIYQRDKGDLSKISELGLVAFDNLDYDATTKCFSYIIENTTFIEEKVEAHLYLLKVAIAKKDDEVENKFKTVFKQFGENTNTINLQSEYADYLTFEKNEPLQAKKVLNKALKLTKNKFQKAKIKLKLGDVLVFTGKFNKALIYFSQIQTQLKNHPLAQEARFKVAQTSYFKGDFKWAKTQLKILKGSTTQLIANDAADLFLTITDNEPIDSIPSGLKEFAQADLFSYQNKNQEAMVLLDTVLSKYKGMPIESKSHFNKGKLFVKSKQYDLAISSFEKTILADQTEIFKDDVYYQMAELYNYHLNNPEKAKEYYQKIIFEHPSSIYLVDARKKFRKLRGDTI; encoded by the coding sequence ATGAAGCGTTTTTTAATCCTCTTTTTTGTAGTTTTTTGTAGTGCCAGCTTTGGACAGAATAACTTTATGCTTGGTGAAAACTATTACCGACAAGGAGAATATGAAAAAGCTACTCAGATTTATAAAACATTGTATGACAAAAGTCCATACAACACAACGTATTTAAAAAGACTGATTTCATGTTATCAAGAAACTGATGATTTTTTATTAGCTGAAAAGTTATTACAAAAGAGACTTAAAAGACAACCTACTTTAACGTATTTAAACGTTTTACTAGGCTATAATTTTGAACGTCAACAGAAAAAAGAACTCGCAAATCAATATTATAATAACGCAATAAATTCTATTAGCAAAAACCCTAGTTATGGAGGAATTGTAGGTAGAATGTTTAAAGATTATAATTTACTAGACCAGGCTGTTTCTGTCTTTAAAAAAACAATGGTTTTAAATCCAAATGCTGATTATAATTTTCAAATAGCTCAAATTTATGGAGAGCAAGGAAAATTTGAAGAGATGTTTAATTCGTATGTAGATTTGGTGGATAAAAACCCAAAAAATGTAACCTTTATGAAGCGTTTTGCGAGTAAATATATTACTGAAGATGCGCAAAATGAAACCAATACTTTATTAAAAAAAGCACTGCTTAGAAAAGCGGTTAGCAAACCAAAAAATGTTTGGAACGAACTTTTAAGCTGGTTATTTGCACAACAAAAAGACTATGGAAAAGCCTTTAATCAAGAAAAGGCAATTTATCAAAGAGATAAAGGAGATTTATCAAAAATTTCAGAATTAGGATTGGTCGCCTTTGACAATTTAGATTATGACGCAACCACAAAATGTTTTTCGTATATCATAGAGAACACAACCTTTATAGAAGAAAAGGTAGAGGCACATTTATACTTACTAAAAGTTGCTATAGCCAAAAAAGATGATGAGGTTGAGAATAAGTTTAAAACGGTATTTAAACAGTTTGGAGAAAATACAAATACCATCAATTTACAAAGCGAATATGCCGATTATTTAACGTTTGAAAAGAACGAACCTTTACAGGCAAAAAAAGTACTTAACAAGGCTTTAAAACTGACAAAAAACAAGTTTCAAAAAGCAAAAATTAAATTAAAACTTGGTGATGTTTTAGTCTTTACAGGAAAATTTAATAAAGCACTTATTTACTTTTCTCAAATTCAAACACAATTAAAAAATCATCCTTTAGCACAAGAAGCGCGTTTTAAAGTAGCTCAAACCAGTTATTTTAAAGGCGACTTTAAATGGGCTAAAACGCAACTAAAAATCTTAAAAGGTTCAACTACACAACTCATCGCAAATGATGCTGCAGATCTCTTCTTAACGATTACAGATAACGAACCTATAGATTCTATTCCGTCTGGCTTAAAAGAATTTGCGCAAGCAGATTTGTTTAGCTATCAAAATAAAAATCAAGAAGCGATGGTTTTGTTAGATACGGTTTTATCAAAATACAAAGGAATGCCAATTGAGAGTAAATCTCATTTTAATAAAGGGAAACTCTTTGTTAAATCTAAACAATATGATTTGGCTATTTCATCGTTTGAAAAAACAATTCTTGCAGATCAAACAGAGATTTTTAAAGATGATGTCTATTATCAAATGGCAGAACTTTATAATTATCATTTAAATAACCCAGAAAAAGCAAAAGAATACTATCAAAAGATTATTTTTGAACATCCTTCAAGTATTTATCTGGTAGATGCCAGAAAGAAATTTAGAAAACTTCGGGGAGACACAATATAG
- the serS gene encoding serine--tRNA ligase: protein MLQVQFIRDNKQTVLDGLAKRSFANAETVIEDVLTADENRRKTQVSLDDTLAESNKLSKEIGNLFKSGEVQKANILKEKTGQLKEKSKELNEQLNAASTTLENLLYQIPNVPHASVKAGKSEEDNEEIFNEGTIPNLGKNALPHWELAKKYDIIDFDLGAKITGAGFPVYKGKGARLQRALINYFLDKNIKAGYTEVQVPHLVNTESATATGQLPDKDGQMYHATIDDLYLIPTAEVPITNIFRGNLVQESDFPITYTGYTPCFRREAGSYGAHVRGLNRLHQFDKVEIVRVEHPENSYNALNGMVEHIKDILRELKLPYRILRLCGGDTGFTAALTFDFEVFSTAQDRWLEISSASNFETFQANRLKLRFKNKEGKSELAHTLNGSSLALPRVLAGILENYQTEDGIQVPEVLIPYTGFTSIN, encoded by the coding sequence ATGTTACAAGTACAGTTTATTAGAGACAACAAGCAAACTGTTTTAGACGGATTAGCAAAACGTAGTTTTGCGAATGCAGAAACAGTAATCGAAGACGTTTTAACTGCGGATGAAAACAGAAGAAAAACACAAGTTTCTTTAGATGACACGCTGGCAGAATCTAATAAACTATCCAAAGAAATTGGAAACCTTTTTAAATCTGGAGAAGTACAAAAAGCAAACATTTTAAAAGAAAAAACTGGTCAATTAAAAGAAAAATCTAAAGAATTAAATGAGCAATTAAATGCTGCATCAACTACCTTAGAAAATCTTTTGTATCAAATTCCGAATGTTCCTCATGCTTCTGTTAAAGCAGGAAAAAGTGAAGAAGATAATGAGGAAATATTTAACGAAGGAACGATTCCTAATTTAGGTAAAAATGCATTACCTCATTGGGAATTAGCAAAAAAATACGATATCATAGATTTCGATTTAGGTGCAAAAATTACGGGTGCTGGTTTTCCTGTTTATAAAGGAAAAGGCGCACGATTACAACGCGCATTAATCAACTATTTTTTAGATAAAAACATTAAAGCAGGGTATACAGAAGTACAAGTTCCTCATTTGGTAAATACAGAATCTGCAACCGCAACTGGGCAATTGCCAGATAAAGACGGACAAATGTATCATGCTACCATAGACGATTTATATTTAATTCCGACAGCGGAAGTGCCAATCACTAATATATTTAGAGGAAATTTAGTACAAGAGTCAGACTTTCCAATTACCTACACAGGTTATACACCTTGTTTTAGACGAGAAGCTGGGAGTTATGGTGCGCATGTAAGAGGATTGAATAGACTACATCAATTTGATAAAGTAGAAATTGTTCGTGTAGAACATCCAGAGAATTCTTATAATGCTTTAAATGGCATGGTAGAACACATAAAAGATATTTTACGTGAATTAAAATTACCGTATAGAATTTTACGATTATGTGGTGGCGATACTGGTTTTACTGCAGCATTAACGTTTGATTTTGAAGTCTTTTCTACCGCGCAAGATAGATGGCTAGAAATAAGTTCTGCATCAAACTTTGAAACATTTCAAGCAAATAGATTGAAATTGAGGTTTAAAAATAAAGAAGGAAAAAGCGAATTGGCGCACACATTAAACGGTAGTTCTTTGGCGCTACCACGTGTTTTAGCTGGAATTTTAGAAAATTACCAAACCGAAGACGGAATTCAAGTTCCGGAAGTCTTGATTCCCTATACTGGTTTTACTAGTATAAATTAG
- a CDS encoding bifunctional riboflavin kinase/FAD synthetase, with the protein MKIIHSISDFSSTKKTIVTIGTFDGVHIGHQKIIEKLVAVAKKEHKESVLLTFFPHPRMVLQKDMKLELINTIDERAKLLEKTGLDYLIIHPFTKEFSRLTALDFVRNILVNQLNISRLVIGYDHHFGKNREGNIEQLTEYSKLYDFEVNEIPVQDIDSVSVSSTKIRKALATGKLNTANRYLGYQFVLNGTVVNGKQLGGTIGFPTANIDITETYKLIPKTGVYVVKSSINKKEVYGMMNIGNRPTVNGKHQTIEVHFFNFNNDLYDTKLTIELLYFLRDEQKFDSIDTLVQQLKKDQESSLDFIKNKL; encoded by the coding sequence TTGAAAATAATTCATTCCATTTCAGACTTTTCTTCAACAAAAAAAACCATTGTTACCATTGGTACTTTTGATGGCGTACATATTGGTCATCAGAAAATAATTGAAAAATTAGTAGCCGTTGCCAAGAAAGAACATAAAGAATCTGTTTTACTTACCTTTTTTCCGCACCCAAGAATGGTCTTACAAAAAGACATGAAATTGGAATTGATTAACACCATTGATGAACGAGCAAAACTCTTAGAAAAAACAGGACTAGATTATTTAATTATTCATCCATTTACTAAGGAATTTTCTAGATTAACAGCCTTAGATTTTGTGCGTAATATTTTAGTGAATCAACTAAATATTTCGAGGCTAGTAATAGGATACGATCATCATTTCGGAAAAAACAGAGAAGGTAATATTGAACAACTTACAGAATATAGTAAGTTGTACGATTTTGAAGTAAACGAGATTCCAGTTCAAGATATAGATTCAGTATCTGTAAGTTCTACAAAAATTAGAAAAGCTTTAGCAACAGGTAAATTAAATACTGCTAATCGCTATTTAGGCTACCAATTTGTGTTAAACGGAACGGTTGTTAACGGGAAACAATTAGGTGGAACCATTGGTTTTCCAACAGCAAATATTGATATTACAGAAACCTATAAGTTAATTCCTAAAACTGGTGTTTATGTGGTAAAATCATCTATAAATAAGAAAGAAGTTTATGGAATGATGAATATTGGAAATAGACCTACAGTTAACGGAAAACACCAAACTATTGAAGTTCATTTTTTCAATTTCAATAACGATTTATACGATACAAAATTAACAATTGAACTCCTCTATTTTCTGCGTGATGAGCAAAAATTTGATTCTATAGACACCTTAGTTCAACAGTTAAAAAAAGACCAAGAATCTTCCTTAGATTTCATTAAAAATAAGCTGTAA
- a CDS encoding aminotransferase class V-fold PLP-dependent enzyme, with product MFPVDKIRADFPILQRSVNGKPLVYFDNAATSQTPQIVIDAIVDYYSNYNANIHRGVHTLSQEATDKYEEARIKIQKHFNAKKSHEIIFTSGTTHGINMIASGFSALLNKGDEVIVSALEHHSNIVPWQMLCEKTGAVLKVIPMDEDGSLRIDIYHELLNSKTKIVFCNHVSNALGTINPIEEIIHAAHKFGAVVLVDGAQATPHIKPDVQELDVDFYVASAHKICGPTGVGLLYGKQKLLEQLPPYQGGGEMIDTVTFEKTTYAGLPHKFEAGTPNICGGIAFGVALDYMNAIGFDTIADYENELLQYGTQELSKIDGLKIYGTVSKTAVISFNIEGIHPYDIGAILDKLGVAVRTGHHCAQPIMDFYNIPGTVRASFSFYNTKEEIDVLVNAVTKAKMMLS from the coding sequence ATGTTTCCTGTAGATAAAATTCGTGCCGATTTTCCAATTTTACAACGTTCTGTAAACGGAAAACCATTGGTGTATTTTGATAATGCAGCCACGTCTCAAACACCACAAATCGTAATTGACGCTATAGTAGATTATTATTCTAACTATAATGCCAATATTCATAGAGGAGTTCATACACTAAGTCAGGAAGCTACAGATAAATATGAAGAAGCGCGTATTAAAATTCAAAAACATTTTAATGCAAAAAAATCACACGAAATAATTTTTACTTCGGGGACAACGCATGGAATAAATATGATTGCTTCTGGTTTTTCAGCACTTTTAAATAAAGGAGATGAAGTTATTGTTTCTGCTTTAGAGCACCATTCAAATATAGTTCCTTGGCAAATGCTTTGTGAAAAAACTGGCGCTGTTTTAAAAGTGATTCCTATGGATGAAGATGGTTCTTTACGCATCGATATCTATCACGAATTATTGAATTCTAAAACTAAAATAGTTTTCTGTAATCATGTTTCAAATGCATTAGGAACTATAAATCCAATAGAAGAAATTATACATGCAGCACATAAATTTGGTGCAGTTGTTTTAGTTGATGGTGCACAAGCAACACCACATATAAAACCAGATGTTCAAGAATTAGATGTAGATTTTTATGTGGCTTCTGCCCATAAAATTTGTGGCCCAACGGGTGTTGGCCTTTTATACGGAAAACAAAAACTGTTAGAACAACTACCTCCTTACCAAGGTGGTGGAGAAATGATTGATACTGTAACATTCGAAAAAACAACCTATGCAGGCTTGCCTCATAAATTTGAAGCTGGAACACCTAATATTTGTGGCGGCATTGCATTTGGAGTTGCGTTAGATTATATGAATGCCATTGGTTTTGATACTATTGCTGATTATGAAAACGAACTTTTACAATACGGTACTCAAGAACTTTCTAAAATAGACGGGTTAAAAATCTATGGTACAGTTTCTAAAACAGCTGTTATTTCTTTTAATATTGAAGGAATTCATCCGTATGATATTGGTGCTATTTTAGACAAATTAGGTGTAGCAGTTAGAACAGGTCATCATTGTGCACAACCCATTATGGATTTCTACAACATTCCAGGAACCGTAAGAGCTTCCTTCTCTTTTTACAACACTAAAGAAGAAATAGACGTCTTAGTGAACGCGGTTACAAAAGCTAAAATGATGCTGTCTTAA